From a region of the Halomonas sp. HL-93 genome:
- the prlC gene encoding oligopeptidase A, whose amino-acid sequence MSRNPLLESHSLPPFNDIRTEHVVPAVEALISESRDTIDHLAQQAAVTTPTWENFAKPIEDVNDRLTQAWSPVSHLNSTMNTPELREAYQTCLEQLSAFTTWVGQHEGLFHGWQALKEGSAWAQMDAAQQRTVDNALRDFRLAGVDLPADKKARYGAIQARLSMLSNQFSNNVLDATQAWHKDIESADTLAGVPQSALDTLKATADAKGITGYRITLDFPSFFPVVSYADNRELRREVYTAFVTRASDQGPDAGQFDNAPIFEEILSLRQELAHLLGFDTYADYSLATKMADSPEQVLAFLNDLANRAVPQAKQEFTELSDFARDELGIESLEPWDVAYVSEKLREARHAISQEQLRPYFPAPQVVDGLFQVVERLYSVRFTEDNQVPRYHDDVRFYWITDNDRPIAGFYLDLYTREGKRGGAWMADCRVRRQVNSGLQLPVAFLTCNFTPPVGNKPALLTHDEVTTLFHEFGHGLHHMLTKQTIADISGINGVAWDAVELPSQFMENYCWEREGLDLIARHVDSGAPLPEELLARLQAAKNFQSAMGMARQIEFSLFDLRLHHELEAPSASDVQELLNEVRERVSVVPTVSFNRFQNSFGHIFAGGYAAGYYSYKWAEVLSADAWSAFEEAGIFDPTTGQRFRQEVLEQGGARDAAELFHAFRGRDPSVEPLLRHSGIRAA is encoded by the coding sequence ATGTCCCGCAATCCGCTGCTCGAGAGTCACTCGCTACCCCCGTTCAATGACATCCGCACTGAACACGTGGTCCCAGCCGTTGAAGCCCTAATAAGCGAAAGTCGTGACACAATCGATCACCTCGCTCAGCAAGCGGCCGTTACAACGCCCACATGGGAAAATTTTGCCAAGCCGATTGAAGACGTTAACGACCGGCTCACCCAAGCGTGGTCACCGGTTTCGCACCTCAATAGCACGATGAATACACCCGAACTTCGCGAAGCGTACCAGACCTGTCTGGAACAACTTTCCGCATTCACCACTTGGGTAGGGCAGCACGAGGGGCTGTTTCACGGCTGGCAAGCGCTAAAAGAGGGCTCAGCATGGGCCCAAATGGATGCCGCACAGCAACGCACAGTTGATAACGCGCTACGCGATTTCCGCCTGGCGGGTGTTGACTTACCCGCCGATAAAAAAGCCCGTTATGGCGCTATTCAAGCGCGCTTGTCGATGCTATCCAACCAGTTTTCCAATAATGTGCTGGACGCAACGCAGGCATGGCATAAAGACATCGAAAGTGCCGACACTCTCGCAGGCGTGCCGCAAAGTGCGCTCGATACGCTAAAAGCAACCGCCGACGCGAAAGGCATTACCGGGTACCGTATTACGCTCGACTTTCCCAGCTTCTTCCCGGTAGTTAGTTATGCGGATAATCGCGAACTACGCCGTGAAGTCTATACCGCATTTGTGACCCGTGCGTCTGACCAAGGTCCCGATGCTGGCCAATTCGACAACGCCCCTATTTTTGAAGAAATCTTGTCGCTACGCCAGGAACTGGCCCACCTACTTGGCTTCGACACCTACGCCGACTACTCGCTCGCGACCAAGATGGCCGACTCACCCGAGCAGGTGCTCGCTTTTCTGAACGACTTGGCGAACCGAGCTGTTCCACAAGCCAAGCAGGAATTTACCGAATTAAGTGATTTTGCTCGGGATGAACTTGGCATTGAGTCGCTAGAGCCTTGGGATGTGGCCTACGTTAGTGAAAAACTGCGTGAAGCACGCCACGCTATTTCGCAAGAACAGCTCCGCCCTTATTTTCCTGCCCCACAGGTGGTCGATGGGTTGTTCCAAGTGGTGGAGCGCCTCTACAGCGTGCGCTTTACAGAAGATAATCAAGTGCCGCGCTATCACGATGACGTGCGTTTCTATTGGATCACCGACAATGACCGGCCCATTGCCGGGTTTTATCTAGATCTATATACCCGAGAAGGCAAGCGTGGCGGTGCCTGGATGGCAGACTGCCGCGTACGCCGCCAGGTGAATAGCGGCTTGCAGCTCCCCGTCGCCTTTCTTACCTGCAATTTCACACCTCCCGTGGGCAACAAACCTGCGCTGCTAACCCACGATGAAGTGACCACGTTGTTCCATGAGTTTGGCCATGGCTTGCACCACATGCTGACGAAGCAAACGATTGCGGACATTTCCGGCATCAACGGGGTTGCCTGGGATGCCGTAGAGCTACCCAGTCAGTTTATGGAAAACTACTGCTGGGAACGCGAAGGCCTCGACCTGATTGCCCGTCATGTGGATAGCGGCGCCCCCCTTCCCGAAGAGCTATTGGCGCGTTTGCAAGCGGCAAAAAACTTCCAGTCGGCGATGGGTATGGCGCGTCAAATTGAGTTTTCCTTATTCGATCTGCGCTTGCACCATGAACTCGAAGCGCCCAGCGCCAGTGATGTCCAGGAATTGCTGAATGAGGTACGCGAGCGCGTTTCGGTAGTACCGACCGTTTCGTTTAACCGTTTCCAAAACAGTTTTGGGCATATTTTCGCAGGCGGCTACGCGGCGGGTTACTACAGCTACAAATGGGCCGAAGTGTTGTCTGCCGATGCCTGGAGTGCCTTTGAAGAAGCCGGTATTTTCGACCCCACTACGGGCCAGCGTTTCCGGCAGGAAGTGCTTGAACAAGGCGGCGCACGCGATGCTGCCGAGTTATTCCACGCCTTCCGTGGCCGCGATCCCAGCGTCGAGCCACTTCTACGCCACAGCGGCATTCGAGCCGCTTAA
- a CDS encoding YheV family putative zinc ribbon protein yields MSNVKRFIAGVTCPRCAAMDRIRAWEQNGIRYRECVSCDFFEQLPIEDDAPAELSTRVNQARPTPAQDDIQPVRIMDPNHKPSDP; encoded by the coding sequence ATGTCGAATGTGAAACGCTTTATTGCGGGCGTGACCTGCCCGCGCTGTGCTGCCATGGATCGCATTCGCGCCTGGGAGCAAAATGGCATCCGCTATCGAGAATGCGTCAGCTGTGATTTTTTCGAGCAGCTACCCATTGAAGATGATGCACCGGCTGAGCTAAGCACTCGCGTCAATCAAGCCCGCCCGACACCCGCCCAAGACGACATCCAGCCTGTGAGGATTATGGACCCCAACCATAAGCCCTCTGACCCATAG
- a CDS encoding TAXI family TRAP transporter solute-binding subunit: protein MRNFKPTTLALLTSSALLATGSVHADRDDWPDNFTVGTASQGGTYFVYGSGWANFIADELDISGGGEVTGGPTQNLALVHGGDMAFGLATMGPAADAVNGESPLAPGEKMDNVCAMFPMYETPFSIAALADSDIESISDIPDGARIGFGPSASTSDTYFPAMLEELGVDFDRRNGGWSDLGGQLQDGLLDVVAFAAGIPIPAVSQLEVQTDVNIIEFTEEELEIVMDKFPVAEFTIPASTYETLEEDARAVSMWNFAIAGCDLPEDFVYEVTKATMENNDRMQSVHRSAANSIPENIKHNTVLPFHPGAARWYEENGHEIDDDMIN, encoded by the coding sequence ATGCGCAATTTTAAACCGACCACACTGGCATTGCTGACGAGCAGTGCGTTACTCGCTACGGGTAGCGTTCACGCCGACCGCGACGACTGGCCAGACAATTTCACTGTCGGCACAGCAAGCCAAGGCGGCACGTACTTTGTTTATGGCTCTGGCTGGGCCAACTTTATCGCTGACGAGTTAGACATCTCAGGCGGTGGCGAAGTCACCGGTGGCCCAACTCAAAACTTGGCACTGGTACATGGCGGCGACATGGCCTTTGGCCTAGCGACCATGGGTCCGGCAGCTGACGCCGTCAATGGCGAAAGCCCTCTCGCGCCTGGCGAAAAAATGGACAACGTCTGCGCCATGTTCCCGATGTACGAAACCCCGTTCTCCATCGCCGCATTGGCCGACAGCGATATCGAATCCATTTCTGATATACCCGACGGCGCACGCATTGGCTTTGGCCCCTCGGCTTCAACCTCTGACACCTATTTCCCAGCGATGCTGGAAGAGCTAGGCGTTGACTTTGACCGTCGTAACGGCGGCTGGTCAGATCTTGGCGGCCAATTGCAGGATGGCCTGCTTGACGTTGTTGCCTTCGCTGCCGGCATCCCGATTCCAGCAGTTAGCCAGCTTGAAGTGCAAACCGACGTGAACATTATCGAGTTCACCGAGGAAGAGCTGGAAATCGTCATGGATAAATTCCCCGTCGCGGAATTCACGATCCCCGCTAGCACCTACGAAACACTGGAAGAAGACGCCCGCGCCGTCTCCATGTGGAACTTCGCAATTGCTGGCTGTGACCTGCCAGAAGACTTTGTTTACGAAGTCACCAAAGCCACCATGGAAAACAATGACCGCATGCAGTCCGTTCACCGCAGCGCTGCTAACAGCATCCCGGAGAACATCAAGCACAACACCGTGCTGCCGTTCCACCCCGGTGCTGCTCGCTGGTACGAAGAGAATGGTCACGAAATTGACGACGATATGATCAACTAA
- a CDS encoding TRAP transporter permease — MSHKIDQEPNGPKDDAPTVSSASEILAEGVDEEIVESNRRLFTGWQFFLFAALAIGYSAFHLITLNAFPMETWSFRIIHITGALILGYGLFAGSRFADTDHDGSPKWLSIVSYALLVPAAYALLQVFFMMQTLNGGAMRIEPTIETLHYGYPLIATTALAIVLSWFYRQARHRFNPADLVLMVCALASAGYLLLVFNTPLRASTGTSFAPAGIAWAAIAGSLLILELTRRVAGLALVAISAVFLTYVFIGPYLPGFLGYPGLSLQRFFSQVYTDTGVLGPTTAVSSTYIILFIIFAAFLQASKVGDYFVNFAFAAAGRARGGPAKVAIFASGLMGMINGTSAGNVVSTGSLTIPLMKKVGYPARSAGAIEAAASTGGQIMPPIMGAGAFIMAEVTGIPYTEIAVAALIPAILYFASIYFMVDFEAARKGMRGMRKDEIPKFAKLVKHVYLFAPIIILIVALFMGYSVIRAGTLATAAAAVVSWISPNKMGLTAILRALQLAGTMSIQIIAVCACAGLIVGVISLTGVGARFSSLLLGLAGVSQLLALFFAMLISILLGMGMPTTAAYAVAASVVAPGLIDIGIEPLIAHFFIFYFAVVSSITPPVALASYAAAGISGDNPMGTSVASFKIGLAAFIVPFMFFYSPAMLMEGSPLQIARVGVTALLGIVLLSAMVQKWFFGPLNTLQRLVMLVGALFMIYGGIYTDIAGLAIGVILFVMQRKQHGKADNTPSTT; from the coding sequence ATGAGTCACAAAATCGACCAAGAACCTAACGGCCCCAAAGATGATGCCCCAACGGTTTCATCCGCTTCTGAGATACTCGCCGAAGGTGTCGATGAAGAAATTGTTGAATCCAATCGACGTCTGTTTACCGGCTGGCAGTTTTTCCTATTTGCTGCGTTAGCCATTGGTTATTCAGCCTTTCACCTGATAACGCTGAATGCATTTCCGATGGAAACCTGGTCGTTCAGGATTATCCATATAACGGGAGCGCTGATCCTGGGTTACGGCTTGTTTGCCGGCTCACGCTTTGCTGACACCGATCACGACGGCTCTCCCAAGTGGCTCTCAATCGTTAGCTATGCGCTGCTAGTGCCCGCTGCTTATGCGCTTCTGCAAGTCTTTTTTATGATGCAAACGCTCAACGGCGGTGCAATGCGCATTGAGCCCACCATTGAGACCCTGCACTACGGTTACCCGCTTATTGCCACCACGGCGCTGGCGATTGTGCTTTCCTGGTTTTATCGTCAGGCGCGCCATCGTTTTAACCCGGCCGACCTGGTGTTGATGGTCTGTGCCCTTGCCAGCGCGGGCTATCTATTGCTGGTGTTCAATACACCGCTACGCGCCTCAACTGGCACCTCATTTGCTCCAGCAGGGATTGCATGGGCCGCAATTGCAGGCTCTCTACTCATCCTTGAGCTAACCCGTCGTGTTGCGGGGCTTGCGTTGGTCGCCATCTCAGCTGTATTTCTCACCTATGTATTCATTGGCCCCTATTTACCTGGCTTTCTAGGCTATCCTGGCCTGTCACTACAGCGCTTTTTTAGCCAGGTATATACCGATACCGGTGTACTGGGACCTACCACTGCCGTTTCGTCGACCTACATTATTCTGTTCATTATCTTCGCGGCCTTTTTGCAGGCGTCCAAGGTTGGCGATTACTTCGTTAACTTCGCCTTCGCCGCCGCCGGGCGCGCACGAGGAGGCCCCGCTAAAGTGGCCATTTTCGCTTCCGGGTTGATGGGCATGATCAACGGCACCTCAGCCGGTAACGTCGTATCCACTGGGTCGCTGACTATTCCGCTGATGAAAAAAGTCGGCTACCCCGCACGTAGCGCCGGGGCCATTGAAGCGGCCGCTTCAACGGGTGGGCAAATCATGCCGCCCATTATGGGGGCGGGCGCCTTCATCATGGCAGAAGTCACCGGCATCCCGTATACCGAGATTGCCGTTGCCGCGCTGATCCCGGCCATTCTCTACTTCGCATCGATCTACTTTATGGTGGATTTTGAAGCCGCGCGCAAAGGCATGCGTGGCATGCGCAAGGACGAGATTCCCAAGTTCGCCAAGCTGGTCAAGCATGTCTACCTGTTTGCGCCGATCATCATATTGATTGTCGCCCTGTTTATGGGCTACTCGGTAATCCGCGCAGGCACGCTGGCGACAGCAGCGGCCGCCGTTGTCAGCTGGATCTCGCCCAATAAAATGGGGCTAACCGCGATCCTGAGAGCGTTACAGCTGGCAGGTACCATGTCGATACAGATCATCGCCGTGTGTGCTTGCGCTGGCTTGATCGTCGGCGTTATTTCGCTGACCGGTGTTGGCGCGCGTTTTTCTTCGTTGCTGCTGGGCCTGGCGGGTGTAAGCCAACTGCTGGCACTGTTCTTTGCGATGCTGATCAGTATTTTGCTGGGCATGGGCATGCCGACCACGGCAGCGTATGCCGTTGCTGCCTCGGTGGTCGCGCCTGGTTTGATTGATATTGGCATTGAGCCATTGATTGCCCATTTCTTTATCTTCTACTTTGCAGTTGTTTCATCGATTACCCCTCCGGTTGCCTTGGCCTCCTACGCGGCGGCAGGTATTTCCGGGGACAACCCGATGGGCACGTCGGTGGCCTCGTTCAAGATCGGTCTGGCTGCATTCATTGTGCCATTCATGTTCTTCTACAGCCCGGCCATGTTGATGGAAGGTTCCCCGCTCCAGATTGCCCGCGTCGGGGTAACCGCATTGCTGGGTATCGTGTTGCTTTCAGCCATGGTGCAGAAATGGTTCTTCGGGCCGCTGAACACACTGCAACGCCTGGTGATGCTGGTTGGCGCGCTGTTTATGATTTACGGCGGTATTTATACCGACATCGCTGGCTTGGCGATTGGTGTCATACTGTTTGTTATGCAGCGTAAGCAGCACGGCAAAGCCGACAATACGCCTAGCACTACGTAA
- the metF gene encoding methylenetetrahydrofolate reductase [NAD(P)H], with the protein MSRHEHPLGISFEFFPPNTDAGRDKLIRTRDELAARKPRFFSVTYGAGGSTQARTREIVRKVGQSGITTAPHLSCIGSEKAQLRDLLVQYREEGVDSLVALRGDMPSGMGSIGELRYANELVEFIRDETGDHFDIAVAAYPESHPQALNLDRDVENFARKMKAGANMAITQYFFTADAYFHFVEKARAAGVDQPIIPGIMPITNYTKLARFSDACGAEIPRWIRKQLESYGDDSEAIAAFGTDVVSRLCQRLLDGGAPGLHFYTLNQAAPVLKIVDNLSG; encoded by the coding sequence ATGAGCCGCCACGAGCATCCGCTAGGTATTAGCTTTGAATTCTTTCCGCCCAACACCGATGCCGGGCGTGACAAGCTAATCCGCACGCGTGACGAGCTGGCCGCCCGAAAGCCGCGTTTTTTTTCTGTCACCTATGGTGCCGGTGGATCGACTCAAGCGCGTACTCGCGAGATTGTGCGTAAGGTAGGCCAGAGCGGTATTACCACCGCTCCGCACCTCTCCTGTATTGGTAGTGAAAAAGCCCAGTTGCGCGACCTGTTAGTCCAGTACCGTGAAGAAGGCGTTGACAGTTTGGTGGCGCTTCGCGGCGATATGCCGTCTGGCATGGGAAGCATCGGTGAGTTGCGCTACGCCAACGAACTTGTCGAGTTTATTCGTGATGAAACCGGCGACCATTTTGATATTGCCGTCGCCGCGTATCCAGAATCTCATCCACAGGCCCTCAACCTCGACAGGGATGTGGAAAACTTTGCCCGCAAGATGAAAGCGGGTGCCAACATGGCGATTACCCAGTACTTCTTTACAGCAGACGCCTACTTCCACTTTGTTGAAAAAGCGCGCGCCGCGGGTGTCGATCAGCCGATTATTCCCGGCATTATGCCGATTACCAATTACACCAAGCTGGCACGCTTTTCTGATGCCTGCGGAGCAGAGATTCCCCGCTGGATTCGTAAGCAACTGGAATCTTACGGCGATGATAGCGAGGCAATTGCAGCCTTTGGCACCGACGTCGTAAGTCGGCTCTGTCAGCGGTTACTGGATGGTGGCGCGCCGGGATTGCACTTTTACACCCTCAATCAAGCGGCGCCGGTGTTAAAAATCGTCGATAACCTAAGTGGCTAA
- a CDS encoding AEC family transporter translates to MDLAPNALVGPLLMLLGFVGLGFIAAQRLKVDPRPIATLLVYLIAPLTIFRALMNGGPTAEYLVLTLALFMLVSVMALIVRSATQHRFGPQEGALLAFSSGTGNTGYFGLPVALILLPPEGVTLYLFCMLGINLYEFTVGFYLSARGHFSVRQSLVKIARLPLVYAFLSALVLSALDISLPDSLMSSMEVFPATYTLLGMMIIGMTLSQVTVSAWDTRFVATCVGLRYGLWPLVMLVLVVILQHLIPLSVELGMALLLLGVVPMASNVVVVAMELGIQPQKGALAVLVTTLLAPLLIPFYLGIMLHLTGLT, encoded by the coding sequence ATGGATTTAGCGCCAAACGCTTTAGTGGGGCCGCTGCTAATGTTGCTGGGGTTTGTTGGGCTGGGGTTTATTGCCGCTCAACGTTTAAAGGTCGACCCGCGCCCCATCGCCACATTGCTGGTCTACCTGATTGCCCCGCTGACGATTTTCCGAGCGTTGATGAACGGGGGGCCGACGGCCGAGTATTTAGTGTTAACGCTTGCGCTATTTATGCTTGTCAGTGTGATGGCACTCATCGTGCGAAGTGCTACCCAACACCGCTTTGGGCCGCAGGAAGGTGCGTTGCTGGCGTTTTCTTCGGGTACCGGAAATACCGGTTACTTTGGCCTTCCGGTCGCGTTAATTCTGCTGCCACCCGAGGGTGTCACGCTCTACCTGTTTTGTATGCTTGGTATCAATCTCTACGAATTCACGGTGGGTTTTTACTTAAGCGCCAGGGGGCATTTCTCGGTACGACAAAGCCTCGTTAAAATAGCAAGGCTACCCCTTGTCTATGCGTTTTTGTCGGCCCTGGTGCTGAGCGCACTCGACATTTCATTGCCCGATTCGCTGATGAGCTCGATGGAGGTTTTCCCCGCTACTTATACCCTTCTGGGCATGATGATTATTGGCATGACCTTAAGCCAAGTAACCGTCTCGGCCTGGGACACGCGGTTTGTCGCAACCTGTGTGGGGTTGCGCTACGGGCTTTGGCCGCTGGTCATGCTCGTCCTGGTAGTTATACTGCAGCATTTAATACCGCTTTCCGTTGAGCTGGGCATGGCACTGTTGTTGCTGGGGGTAGTCCCAATGGCATCCAACGTCGTGGTGGTCGCCATGGAACTTGGGATTCAACCGCAAAAAGGGGCATTGGCAGTCCTCGTTACTACGTTGCTCGCGCCGCTGCTGATTCCCTTTTACCTGGGCATAATGTTGCATCTAACAGGATTGACTTAA
- the ligB gene encoding NAD-dependent DNA ligase LigB: MKRYVQGMLMAWLGVVTLTAQAAECPDWSAERLTRESQALSAQVAVWDRAYHDQGVSLIDDTLYDQAVARLAEWQACLGESSNHQPLTRITTTRESRAHPFAQTGLEKADDDGVQRFSSRRENLWIQPKVDGVAITLRYQEGELVEAVSRGDGERGQDWTDRVRRLPGVPNTLTSPLSGVLQGELYWRLTDHVQSRNPATGARGAVAGAMAQERPTSQTRDQIGLFIWDWPDGPTNMAERLAQLSAFGFDTADYTYQLDDRRDAAYWRDKWFSGALPFATDGVVIKQAERPGVQRWSSSPPEWAVAWKYPAQQALAEVRGVEFRVGRTGQVTPLVWLYPVELEGRRIRRVSLGSLERWQEWDVRPGDQLAVTLSGLTIPQVTEVVWQTQERAALSAPSPERYHLLSCFEQRDGCDAQLLARLSYLSDQLGMQGVGEGTWQSLMEAGVVTDLLGWLNVTPSQLQKAYGIGEARAASLMQQFQTARSAPYANWLAALGMPPGGNAGLGDWSTLADVTRSEWQAQPEVGPVRAQALTAFFSHPKVQRMAAQLRAIEVDGF, from the coding sequence ATGAAACGATATGTGCAGGGAATGCTCATGGCTTGGCTGGGTGTCGTGACGCTAACCGCTCAGGCAGCAGAATGCCCTGACTGGAGTGCCGAGCGACTGACGCGAGAGAGCCAGGCGCTGTCTGCTCAGGTGGCCGTGTGGGATCGTGCCTATCATGATCAGGGCGTGTCGCTAATTGACGATACGCTCTACGATCAGGCGGTGGCACGCTTGGCTGAATGGCAGGCATGTTTGGGCGAGTCGTCTAACCACCAGCCATTAACCCGCATCACCACTACACGCGAGAGTCGCGCCCATCCTTTTGCGCAAACCGGCCTTGAAAAAGCCGATGACGACGGGGTACAGCGCTTTAGCAGTCGCCGGGAGAATCTGTGGATTCAACCGAAGGTAGACGGTGTTGCCATCACGTTACGCTATCAAGAAGGTGAATTGGTAGAAGCCGTTAGTCGCGGCGATGGCGAGCGTGGCCAGGATTGGACGGATCGTGTCCGTCGGTTGCCTGGCGTGCCGAATACGTTGACTTCACCATTATCGGGCGTGTTGCAGGGCGAACTGTATTGGCGCTTAACCGATCATGTCCAATCGCGAAATCCCGCTACAGGGGCACGCGGTGCTGTCGCGGGTGCCATGGCTCAAGAACGGCCGACATCGCAAACACGCGACCAAATCGGGCTGTTTATTTGGGATTGGCCCGATGGGCCGACGAATATGGCCGAGCGGCTAGCGCAGCTGAGCGCCTTCGGGTTTGATACCGCTGATTACACCTATCAGTTGGATGACCGGCGTGATGCCGCCTACTGGCGGGATAAATGGTTTAGCGGCGCGCTCCCCTTCGCCACGGATGGCGTGGTGATCAAACAAGCAGAACGTCCCGGCGTACAACGCTGGTCATCATCGCCCCCTGAGTGGGCCGTCGCTTGGAAATATCCCGCCCAGCAAGCGTTGGCAGAGGTGCGGGGGGTAGAGTTTCGGGTTGGACGCACAGGTCAGGTAACCCCATTAGTGTGGCTATATCCTGTAGAGTTAGAAGGGCGGCGTATCCGTCGCGTGTCGCTTGGCTCTCTTGAGCGCTGGCAGGAGTGGGATGTCCGGCCGGGAGACCAGCTCGCGGTAACGCTGTCAGGCTTGACCATTCCCCAGGTGACCGAGGTGGTATGGCAAACCCAGGAACGCGCCGCCCTGAGCGCGCCATCGCCGGAGCGCTACCATCTATTAAGCTGCTTTGAGCAACGCGATGGCTGCGATGCCCAACTGCTGGCGCGCCTGAGTTATCTAAGTGATCAACTGGGTATGCAAGGCGTTGGTGAAGGCACTTGGCAGTCGCTAATGGAGGCGGGGGTGGTCACTGATTTACTGGGCTGGCTTAATGTTACGCCAAGCCAGCTACAGAAAGCTTATGGGATTGGCGAAGCCCGCGCCGCCTCGTTGATGCAGCAGTTTCAAACCGCACGCTCAGCGCCTTACGCCAATTGGCTGGCGGCGCTGGGTATGCCTCCAGGCGGCAATGCCGGCTTGGGTGATTGGTCTACCTTGGCTGATGTTACCCGTTCAGAGTGGCAGGCCCAGCCAGAGGTTGGGCCGGTTCGCGCGCAAGCACTGACCGCGTTCTTTAGTCATCCAAAGGTACAACGTATGGCGGCACAGCTTCGGGCAATAGAGGTTGACGGCTTTTAA
- the metK gene encoding methionine adenosyltransferase, whose amino-acid sequence MSEYSLFTSESVSEGHPDKIADQISDAVLDAIIARDKQARVACETMVKTGVAIIAGEISTNAWVDLETLVRDVITEIGYTSSDVGFDGATCGVVNLIGKQSVDIAQGVDRSKPEDQGAGDQGLMFGYATNETDSFMPAPIHYSHRLVERQAELRKNGLLPWLRPDAKSQVTFRYNAQGQPCGVDAVVLSTQHDPDIDQEDLRKMVKREIIEQVIPGEWLDDKTQYHINPTGKFVIGGPVGDCGLTGRKIIVDTYGGMARHGGGAFSGKDPSKVDRSAAYAGRYVAKNIVAAGLADKCEIQISYAIGVAEPTSVSIDTFGTGKVSDAQIVDLVREHFDLRPYAITKMLDLLHPMYQLTAAYGHFGRAPFEHSYTWKDDKGETRKETFTAFPWESTDKADALRQAANL is encoded by the coding sequence ATGAGCGAATATTCCCTGTTTACCTCCGAGTCCGTCTCTGAAGGGCATCCCGATAAGATTGCCGACCAGATCTCCGATGCAGTGCTAGACGCTATTATCGCCCGGGATAAGCAGGCGCGTGTTGCCTGTGAAACCATGGTGAAGACCGGTGTCGCGATCATTGCCGGTGAAATTAGCACGAATGCCTGGGTGGATCTTGAAACCTTGGTGCGTGATGTGATCACCGAGATTGGCTATACCTCATCCGATGTCGGCTTTGACGGTGCCACCTGTGGCGTGGTTAACCTGATCGGCAAACAGAGCGTCGATATTGCCCAAGGTGTTGACCGCAGCAAGCCTGAAGACCAGGGCGCGGGCGACCAAGGCCTGATGTTTGGCTACGCCACCAACGAAACTGATTCGTTCATGCCGGCGCCGATCCACTACTCGCATCGTTTGGTCGAACGCCAAGCGGAGCTGCGCAAAAACGGCTTGCTGCCGTGGCTGCGCCCGGATGCTAAAAGTCAGGTGACGTTCCGCTATAACGCCCAAGGCCAGCCGTGTGGTGTCGATGCAGTGGTGCTCTCCACCCAGCACGATCCGGACATTGACCAGGAAGACCTGCGTAAAATGGTTAAGCGTGAAATCATTGAGCAGGTAATTCCCGGCGAGTGGCTCGATGACAAGACCCAGTACCACATTAATCCGACCGGCAAGTTTGTGATAGGCGGACCAGTGGGCGACTGTGGGCTGACCGGGCGTAAAATTATCGTCGATACCTACGGCGGTATGGCGCGCCACGGCGGCGGCGCATTCTCGGGCAAAGACCCTTCCAAGGTCGACCGCAGTGCGGCTTATGCCGGTCGCTATGTGGCCAAAAATATCGTAGCGGCGGGTCTAGCCGACAAGTGTGAGATTCAGATCTCCTATGCGATTGGCGTAGCTGAACCGACGTCTGTGTCTATCGATACCTTTGGCACTGGTAAGGTGAGTGATGCACAGATTGTCGACTTGGTACGCGAGCATTTTGACCTGCGGCCTTACGCCATCACCAAGATGCTTGATCTGCTACACCCGATGTATCAACTGACCGCTGCCTACGGCCACTTCGGTAGAGCCCCGTTTGAGCATAGCTATACCTGGAAAGACGACAAAGGTGAAACCCGCAAAGAGACCTTTACAGCCTTCCCTTGGGAGAGCACCGACAAAGCCGATGCGCTGCGTCAGGCGGCCAATTTGTAA